In a genomic window of Methanobacterium sp.:
- a CDS encoding HAD hydrolase-like protein: MVGTGILTLFDIDGTLVRGARCHYMAFVHAVSKFYGMEEDISGINYAGKTDPQILREVLEIGGIPDKVIEENFQDCLDYMVKDYLANVHRENVRALEGVSDLLKQLQNENVLLGLTTGNLEPIAYAKLGQVGIDGFFSFGGFGSDSPQRPCLVEKALERARKLHGFEGDQIFVIGDTPRDVEAAKPFNLYTIAVATGRYSTSELQKTGADFVLQNLKDVKQVMKIIGI, encoded by the coding sequence ATGGTCGGTACTGGAATTTTAACCCTTTTTGACATAGATGGAACTCTGGTTAGGGGAGCCCGTTGCCATTACATGGCATTTGTACATGCTGTAAGCAAATTCTATGGAATGGAAGAAGATATCAGCGGCATAAACTATGCTGGTAAGACTGACCCTCAGATATTGCGAGAAGTCCTAGAAATAGGCGGAATACCTGACAAAGTTATTGAAGAAAACTTTCAAGATTGTCTAGATTACATGGTTAAGGATTACTTGGCAAATGTGCACCGAGAGAATGTAAGGGCATTAGAAGGAGTCAGCGACCTTTTAAAACAATTACAAAATGAAAATGTTCTTTTAGGCCTCACAACTGGAAATTTAGAGCCCATAGCTTATGCTAAACTAGGTCAAGTTGGGATTGATGGCTTCTTTTCTTTCGGTGGGTTTGGTAGTGACAGTCCCCAAAGGCCTTGTCTGGTGGAAAAAGCTTTGGAACGTGCAAGAAAATTACATGGTTTTGAAGGTGATCAAATATTTGTAATTGGAGATACTCCCAGAGATGTGGAAGCAGCTAAACCATTTAATCTTTATACTATTGCTGTTGCCACTGGAAGGTACTCTACAAGTGAATTACAAAAAACAGGTGCTGATTTTGTCCTTCAAAACCTGAAAGACGTTAAGCAAGTAATGAAAATTATCGGAATTTAA
- a CDS encoding YHS domain-containing protein: MAVDPICKMDVDEKTAKYTSEYKGKKYYFCAPGCKKEFDENPEKYVEKQ; encoded by the coding sequence ATGGCTGTAGATCCAATTTGCAAAATGGATGTTGATGAGAAAACTGCGAAATATACGAGCGAATATAAGGGTAAAAAGTACTACTTCTGCGCTCCGGGATGTAAAAAAGAGTTTGATGAAAATCCTGAAAAATATGTTGAAAAACAGTAG
- a CDS encoding DUF126 domain-containing protein — translation MTVNIKCRKISRGKAQGEVILSNNPLSFLGGVDPKTGNVIDRGHQLYQQNISDKILVIPSGKGSTVGSYVIFQMAKNKTAPLAIIAIEAEPIIATGAIMASIPMVDHPEEDIFEILSNGDLVEVDADAQIIKLEQ, via the coding sequence ATGACTGTTAACATTAAGTGCCGTAAAATTTCTCGTGGTAAAGCCCAAGGTGAAGTAATCCTATCCAACAACCCATTAAGTTTTCTGGGTGGTGTTGACCCTAAAACTGGAAATGTTATAGATAGGGGACATCAACTCTATCAGCAGAATATCAGTGATAAAATACTGGTTATTCCATCGGGTAAGGGTTCTACTGTTGGTTCGTATGTGATCTTTCAGATGGCAAAAAATAAAACAGCACCTTTGGCTATAATTGCAATTGAAGCAGAACCAATAATCGCTACTGGGGCCATAATGGCCAGCATTCCCATGGTTGATCATCCAGAAGAAGATATTTTTGAAATTTTATCCAATGGTGACTTGGTAGAAGTTGATGCCGATGCCCAGATTATTAAACTAGAACAATGA
- the cadA gene encoding cadmium-translocating P-type ATPase, with product MADDSKKKAEIKISGMHCASCALNVEKSLNDLEGVDEAKVNFGTEKATVKYDSNKVKLHELEDTVESAGYGVMNENVVIKVGGMTCAMCVQAIEEVLRKIDGVSEVTVNLAGEKAYVTYNPQMTSVNEMKEAIENLGFEYLGLEGEIPGDKEEKLREDDLKSKRNRFIVAFAVSIPLMILMYAGVMLPFNMTYFMLAVTIVPFIYVSYPIFSVAYRSLQIGTLNMDVMYSMGIGVAFLASVLGTFHIVLTPEFMFYETALMLAGFLMFGRWLEARAKGRTGTAIKKLLNLQSKTATILRDEDGISVESQIPTEEVVVGDVVLVKPGERIPVDGTVVSGESYVDESMITGEPIPTMKRTGSSVVGGTINQNGVLKFRSEKIGKDTVLAQIIKLVESAQGSKPPVQRIADKAVSYFIPTVLTIAIVAFIVWYFLLGSSILFGLTVFISILVVACPCALGLATPTAVTVGIGRGAELGILVKDGEALEISEKLTTILFDKTGTLTKGKPEVTDIIGIETDDRTLLQIAASVEKNSQHPLGQAIVTKARDNDIKLYESDTFDTFPGKGVSANLNDEKILIGNRTLLEDNNITISGSNEDIISEIEENGKTAVLVASGDDLSGILGISDTLKADTSKAIQELKKMGLTVAMITGDNKKTGEAIGHNIGIERILAEVLPGEKSAEVKRLQENGEVVAFVGDGINDAPALAQADVGIAIGSGTDVAIESGEIVLIKDNLLDAVAGLQLSKKVMGRIKLNLFWAFAYNMILIPVAAGLLYPTFGITFRPEYAGLAMALSSVTIVTLSLLLKGYVPPANKMITD from the coding sequence ATGGCAGATGATTCTAAAAAAAAGGCAGAAATCAAAATTTCAGGCATGCATTGTGCTTCATGCGCACTAAATGTTGAAAAATCTTTAAATGACTTGGAAGGGGTGGATGAGGCCAAAGTAAACTTTGGAACTGAAAAAGCTACGGTAAAATATGATTCAAATAAGGTTAAACTGCATGAACTTGAAGATACTGTGGAAAGTGCTGGATATGGGGTGATGAACGAGAATGTTGTAATTAAAGTAGGGGGAATGACTTGTGCTATGTGTGTTCAAGCCATTGAAGAGGTGCTTAGAAAAATTGATGGGGTCAGTGAGGTTACAGTTAACCTTGCTGGTGAAAAGGCTTATGTGACATACAATCCCCAGATGACCAGTGTAAATGAGATGAAAGAAGCCATTGAAAACTTGGGATTTGAGTATCTGGGTTTAGAGGGGGAAATTCCTGGAGATAAGGAGGAAAAACTGCGGGAAGACGATCTGAAAAGTAAAAGAAATCGTTTTATAGTAGCTTTTGCTGTTTCAATTCCTTTGATGATTTTAATGTACGCGGGTGTGATGTTACCCTTTAACATGACTTATTTCATGCTGGCAGTAACTATTGTCCCCTTTATTTATGTTAGTTACCCGATTTTTTCTGTTGCTTATCGTTCCCTCCAAATCGGCACTCTGAACATGGATGTTATGTATTCCATGGGTATTGGGGTTGCTTTCCTCGCCAGTGTACTGGGAACTTTTCACATTGTGCTTACTCCCGAATTCATGTTTTATGAAACTGCACTTATGCTTGCAGGATTTTTAATGTTTGGACGATGGCTTGAAGCACGTGCCAAGGGACGCACTGGCACAGCTATTAAAAAATTATTGAATTTGCAATCAAAAACCGCTACAATCCTCCGTGATGAAGATGGGATTAGTGTTGAATCTCAAATACCAACAGAAGAAGTAGTTGTGGGAGATGTAGTACTGGTTAAACCAGGTGAACGGATCCCGGTAGATGGTACTGTAGTTTCAGGTGAAAGTTATGTTGATGAGTCCATGATCACTGGCGAACCAATTCCCACCATGAAACGTACGGGTTCTTCAGTTGTTGGGGGAACCATAAACCAGAACGGGGTTTTAAAGTTTCGTTCAGAGAAAATTGGCAAAGATACTGTGCTGGCGCAAATTATTAAATTAGTAGAATCTGCCCAAGGGTCTAAACCGCCTGTTCAAAGAATAGCTGATAAGGCAGTTTCTTATTTCATCCCTACTGTGCTCACTATTGCCATCGTGGCTTTTATAGTTTGGTACTTCCTTCTGGGAAGTAGCATCCTTTTTGGACTCACAGTTTTTATATCCATTTTAGTTGTAGCTTGTCCGTGCGCCCTTGGCTTGGCAACACCTACTGCAGTAACTGTTGGTATTGGGCGTGGTGCTGAACTGGGGATATTGGTTAAAGATGGTGAAGCTCTGGAAATATCAGAAAAATTAACAACCATCCTTTTTGACAAGACAGGCACCCTTACCAAAGGTAAACCGGAAGTGACTGATATCATTGGAATTGAAACTGATGATCGAACTTTATTACAGATTGCTGCCAGTGTGGAGAAAAATTCACAACATCCCCTGGGACAAGCCATAGTCACCAAGGCCCGTGATAATGACATCAAGTTATATGAGTCAGATACCTTCGATACTTTCCCTGGAAAAGGGGTGTCTGCAAATTTAAATGATGAAAAGATTCTTATTGGAAACCGAACCCTACTTGAAGATAATAATATTACGATATCCGGTTCTAATGAAGATATAATTTCTGAAATTGAAGAAAATGGGAAAACTGCCGTTTTGGTCGCTTCAGGAGATGATTTATCCGGAATTCTTGGAATATCTGATACTTTAAAGGCTGACACCTCGAAAGCTATTCAGGAACTTAAAAAGATGGGCTTAACTGTTGCTATGATTACTGGTGATAACAAAAAGACTGGTGAGGCCATCGGCCATAATATCGGCATCGAGAGGATTTTAGCAGAAGTTTTGCCTGGAGAAAAGTCTGCTGAAGTGAAAAGGCTTCAAGAAAATGGAGAAGTTGTGGCTTTTGTAGGTGATGGGATTAATGATGCCCCTGCACTTGCTCAAGCCGATGTGGGAATTGCTATTGGTAGTGGAACCGATGTGGCTATTGAAAGTGGGGAAATTGTCCTTATTAAGGATAATTTATTGGATGCTGTTGCTGGACTTCAATTATCAAAGAAAGTTATGGGACGTATAAAGCTAAATCTCTTCTGGGCATTTGCTTACAACATGATCCTCATACCAGTGGCTGCAGGGTTACTTTATCCCACATTTGGAATAACATTTCGTCCAGAATATGCTGGGCTTGCCATGGCCCTCTCTTCTGTGACTATTGTTACATTATCACTCCTTTTAAAAGGATATGTACCTCCTGCAAATAAAATGATTACAGATTAA
- a CDS encoding amidohydrolase family protein: METQTILIKNSIIVDEDVRRGSVLIEDDKIVDITRKGSTGADEVINAEGKVLIPGLVNTHTHISMSLMRGLADDLPLETWLNDHIWPMESNLEAEHCYVGALLSALEMIKSGTTTCNDMYFFMDEVAQAIDESGIRGLLCHGMLDLFDSDKRKKEYKETLRIIKKCHNTADGRVQVALGPHTPYTCSPELLNWVRKKADKNGLKIHIHVSETEKEVEDSLNDRKKRPFEYLEDLNFLGPDVIAAHSVWLSGAEIALITDNNVKISHNPLSNMKLASGISPVSDMIANGVCVSLGTDGVASNNNLDLFQEMKTSSLLQKVRTLDPTVLPASKVLEMATINGATALGLEQEIGTIEVGKKADLVLIDMKSPHLTPYRNPISHLAYSAEGKDVDTVLCDGKILMLEKEVLALDEVEVMEMAENAAIDLLSRN; this comes from the coding sequence ATGGAAACCCAAACTATTCTAATTAAAAACAGCATTATCGTTGATGAAGATGTTCGAAGAGGATCAGTGCTTATCGAAGACGATAAAATCGTTGACATAACGCGTAAAGGTTCAACCGGTGCAGACGAGGTAATTAATGCTGAAGGTAAGGTTTTAATCCCTGGCCTAGTAAACACCCACACCCATATTTCCATGAGTCTCATGAGGGGTCTGGCTGATGATTTGCCCCTGGAAACATGGTTAAATGATCATATATGGCCAATGGAATCCAATTTAGAGGCGGAGCACTGTTATGTGGGGGCTCTTCTGTCGGCACTGGAGATGATCAAATCAGGAACCACAACTTGTAATGATATGTATTTCTTTATGGATGAGGTTGCCCAAGCTATTGATGAATCTGGGATCAGGGGACTTCTATGCCACGGCATGTTAGACTTATTTGATAGTGATAAAAGGAAAAAAGAGTACAAAGAAACACTGCGCATCATAAAAAAATGTCATAATACTGCTGATGGAAGAGTTCAAGTAGCATTGGGTCCTCACACTCCCTACACTTGTTCACCTGAACTTTTAAATTGGGTTAGGAAAAAAGCTGATAAAAACGGGCTTAAAATTCATATACATGTATCTGAAACCGAAAAAGAAGTTGAAGATAGTTTAAATGATAGGAAAAAGAGACCTTTTGAATATTTGGAAGACCTTAACTTTTTAGGTCCCGATGTAATAGCAGCCCATTCCGTATGGCTATCTGGGGCTGAAATAGCCTTAATAACGGATAATAATGTTAAAATATCTCATAATCCTCTGAGTAATATGAAATTAGCTTCTGGAATTTCTCCAGTTTCTGACATGATTGCCAATGGGGTATGTGTATCTTTAGGAACGGATGGAGTTGCATCTAATAACAATCTTGACCTCTTTCAGGAGATGAAAACTTCCAGTTTACTACAAAAGGTTCGAACACTAGACCCTACTGTCTTACCGGCAAGTAAAGTACTTGAAATGGCCACAATTAACGGTGCCACTGCACTAGGTTTGGAACAAGAGATTGGTACAATTGAAGTTGGAAAGAAAGCAGATCTGGTCTTAATTGATATGAAATCACCACATTTAACTCCTTATCGTAATCCAATATCTCATTTAGCATATTCTGCAGAGGGTAAAGACGTTGACACTGTTTTATGTGATGGAAAAATTTTAATGCTTGAAAAAGAAGTTTTAGCTCTGGATGAGGTTGAAGTAATGGAAATGGCTGAAAATGCTGCAATAGACCTATTATCAAGAAATTAA
- the truD gene encoding tRNA pseudouridine(13) synthase TruD: MLNAEVYLTSQKGIGGQIRTKNEDFYVEEIPITNPSGKGPNTWLWIEKEGRNTLDVVLDIARELGINRKQMGFAGMKDKSAVTRQWICVSNKTPEELQGLGEQLHHVKIMKVVSNEKKLRIGQLVGNKFQLKIRNVENPDSAAKRAEKILEELKNRGVPNYYGYQRFGKNRPNTHLVGKALIKEGVKAAVDWYIGHPYDTEPVHIQEARMLYEEGELEEALEAMPSGMRYEKMMLRMLIKEQKKKEKLDEKSYILALKSLPKPLSRMFVHAYQSYLFNRAVSERIKLGIDKFIEGDILIDNKEHLIHEFDPKTIEKSIKEFQAHPSAPLFGSKVPLAGGKLGKMEQKILDEENLKLEDFSVPKMPKLGSHGIRRPIRFKIWDVSAESFENGVIVGFSIPKGSYATSVLREVMKKEVY; this comes from the coding sequence ATGTTAAACGCAGAAGTATATTTAACTTCCCAAAAAGGAATTGGCGGGCAGATCCGAACCAAAAATGAAGATTTTTACGTGGAAGAAATTCCAATCACCAATCCTAGTGGGAAAGGACCAAACACATGGCTTTGGATTGAAAAAGAAGGTCGAAACACCTTAGACGTTGTTTTAGATATTGCTCGAGAGCTTGGAATAAATAGGAAGCAGATGGGTTTTGCTGGAATGAAAGATAAATCAGCGGTGACCCGCCAATGGATATGCGTAAGTAACAAAACTCCTGAAGAATTACAGGGACTGGGAGAACAACTTCATCATGTAAAGATAATGAAAGTAGTATCCAACGAGAAAAAATTACGCATTGGCCAACTGGTCGGAAATAAGTTCCAGTTAAAGATTAGGAATGTTGAAAACCCGGATTCGGCGGCAAAAAGAGCGGAAAAAATTCTGGAAGAGTTAAAAAATAGGGGAGTGCCTAATTATTACGGATACCAGCGTTTTGGAAAAAACCGCCCCAACACTCACTTAGTGGGTAAAGCTCTAATCAAGGAAGGAGTGAAAGCAGCAGTTGATTGGTACATAGGACACCCCTACGATACTGAACCCGTGCATATCCAGGAAGCTCGAATGTTATATGAAGAAGGAGAGTTGGAAGAAGCATTAGAGGCCATGCCCAGTGGTATGCGGTATGAAAAGATGATGTTGCGCATGCTTATCAAAGAACAGAAAAAGAAAGAAAAATTAGATGAAAAGTCATATATTTTAGCACTTAAAAGCCTACCCAAACCATTAAGCAGGATGTTTGTCCACGCATACCAGTCATACCTATTTAACCGGGCCGTAAGTGAACGCATAAAACTGGGAATAGATAAATTCATTGAAGGGGATATTCTTATTGACAATAAAGAACATCTGATCCATGAATTCGACCCTAAAACAATAGAAAAAAGTATTAAAGAATTCCAAGCCCACCCCTCAGCTCCACTATTCGGTAGTAAAGTACCCCTTGCTGGTGGAAAACTGGGAAAAATGGAGCAAAAAATTTTGGATGAAGAAAACCTCAAATTAGAAGATTTTTCAGTGCCGAAAATGCCGAAACTAGGAAGCCATGGGATCAGACGCCCAATCCGATTTAAAATATGGGATGTTTCTGCTGAATCATTTGAAAACGGGGTTATTGTAGGGTTTTCAATCCCTAAGGGTTCTTATGCAACAAGTGTTTTAAGAGAAGTAATGAAGAAAGAAGTATATTAG
- a CDS encoding helix-turn-helix domain-containing protein gives MPKHIASGLKYLAAVKLREQGYFQKDIANKLGMDRSTVSHYLNGRNLSWGSIEVAESITHCCNHDFLYLTYSLTKDIDNTKTIIGILVEQEFQAVVGDTCIGCGLCVDVCLMDNISIVDLKCQIDDDGCCGCLDCQTNCPTNSIQIFEIQSPNK, from the coding sequence ATGCCGAAACATATAGCATCTGGATTAAAGTACTTGGCAGCAGTGAAGCTCAGAGAACAGGGCTATTTTCAGAAAGATATAGCAAACAAGCTTGGGATGGATCGTTCCACAGTTTCTCACTATCTAAACGGCAGAAATCTTTCATGGGGTTCTATTGAAGTTGCAGAATCAATCACCCATTGTTGTAACCATGATTTCTTATATTTAACTTACTCTCTAACTAAAGATATTGATAACACCAAAACTATCATAGGAATATTAGTTGAACAAGAATTTCAGGCTGTTGTGGGAGACACTTGTATTGGTTGTGGTCTTTGTGTAGACGTTTGCTTGATGGATAATATTTCCATCGTTGATTTAAAATGCCAAATAGATGATGATGGATGTTGCGGGTGTTTAGATTGTCAGACAAATTGTCCTACTAATTCTATACAGATTTTCGAAATTCAAAGCCCAAATAAATGA
- a CDS encoding ATP phosphoribosyltransferase yields the protein MEIKIALPSKGRISDPAVKLLSRAGIGLKDTVNRKLFSDTYDDQISVMFTRAADIPEFVADGAADLGMTGLDLIKEKGAQVKIMEDLKFGKSKLVLAAPEESDIKKLTDIKQDSIVATEFPNLTRKYLESKKKSVKIVQLSGSTEIAPFIGVSDLIADLTSTGTTLKMNHLQMVDTILESSVQLIANTVSYVEKKEKIEEIRTGIKGVLDADGKKLVMMNVDEEVLDDVKLAMPGMTGPTVSQVLSDNGVVAVHAVVNEHEVFHVVNRLKKIGARDILVVPIERII from the coding sequence ATGGAGATAAAAATAGCCCTTCCATCCAAAGGGAGGATTAGCGACCCTGCTGTGAAGCTTTTATCAAGAGCAGGGATTGGATTGAAGGACACCGTTAATCGGAAACTTTTTTCAGACACTTACGATGATCAAATTAGTGTTATGTTCACCCGTGCTGCGGATATCCCCGAATTCGTGGCCGATGGCGCTGCAGATTTGGGAATGACCGGCTTGGATTTGATCAAAGAGAAAGGAGCCCAAGTTAAGATCATGGAAGATTTGAAATTCGGAAAATCAAAATTAGTCTTGGCTGCTCCTGAAGAATCAGATATTAAAAAACTCACAGATATTAAACAAGATTCTATTGTGGCCACTGAATTTCCCAACCTCACCCGAAAATATCTTGAAAGTAAAAAAAAATCAGTTAAGATAGTTCAACTCAGCGGTTCAACCGAAATAGCTCCTTTCATTGGAGTTTCGGACCTTATCGCCGATCTTACTAGCACTGGCACCACGCTTAAGATGAATCATCTTCAGATGGTAGATACTATTTTGGAAAGTTCTGTGCAGCTTATAGCAAATACTGTGAGTTATGTCGAGAAAAAAGAGAAAATAGAGGAAATAAGAACTGGAATAAAGGGCGTTCTTGATGCTGATGGTAAAAAGTTGGTGATGATGAATGTGGATGAGGAAGTCTTGGACGATGTTAAACTTGCCATGCCAGGGATGACTGGACCCACAGTCTCCCAGGTGCTCTCAGATAATGGTGTAGTAGCAGTTCACGCCGTGGTTAATGAACATGAAGTATTTCATGTAGTTAATCGTTTGAAAAAAATTGGTGCTAGAGATATTTTAGTGGTTCCCATTGAAAGAATCATTTAA
- a CDS encoding DUF5518 domain-containing protein, translated as MEINWGAVIIGFILSIVLGAIFAAIIPGAGALLGWLLAGMVVGYMVGGTAGNGAVNGAISGIFGAIVLSILLLLFGTLILGLIGFAAATASSLILILGSLGVLIIMAVGGLIGALIKGEPEAA; from the coding sequence ATGGAAATCAATTGGGGAGCAGTAATTATTGGGTTTATTTTATCCATAGTTTTGGGAGCTATTTTTGCAGCTATTATTCCTGGAGCAGGCGCATTATTAGGCTGGTTATTAGCTGGAATGGTTGTCGGATACATGGTCGGAGGAACAGCCGGTAACGGTGCAGTAAATGGAGCAATTTCAGGTATATTTGGGGCAATAGTGCTTTCAATATTGTTACTCCTTTTTGGAACTCTAATCTTGGGTTTAATCGGATTTGCAGCAGCTACCGCGTCTTCATTGATCCTCATACTAGGATCTTTAGGGGTCCTGATCATAATGGCTGTTGGAGGATTAATTGGTGCTTTGATAAAAGGAGAACCAGAAGCAGCATAA
- the hisF gene encoding imidazole glycerol phosphate synthase subunit HisF, whose protein sequence is MTTVKIMPCLDMKDGRVVKGIHFADLKDAGDPVESAALYQKEGADELAMLDIAATLQNRKTRLKWVKNVSSVIDIPLTVGGGISNLDDIKLTLDAGADKVSINSAAVKNPNLIHEAAAEYGKDTITVAIDGCRDTAMPSGFEVVIAGGTEKTGIDVVKWAKKCQELGAGVILPTSMDGDGTQDGYDLEYTRSVSKAVNIPVIASGGAGKLSDFKQAVIEGGASILLAASVFHYRLLSVQEVKEYLLENGIDVSF, encoded by the coding sequence ATGACAACTGTGAAGATAATGCCCTGTCTGGATATGAAAGATGGTCGTGTAGTTAAAGGAATTCATTTTGCAGATTTAAAGGATGCCGGTGACCCAGTTGAAAGTGCAGCATTATATCAGAAGGAAGGTGCAGATGAACTTGCCATGCTGGACATTGCAGCCACTCTCCAAAACAGGAAAACTCGCTTGAAATGGGTTAAGAATGTATCTTCAGTTATTGATATTCCCCTAACCGTAGGGGGCGGAATTTCAAATTTAGATGATATTAAACTGACTTTAGATGCTGGGGCGGATAAGGTTTCCATAAACAGTGCTGCTGTGAAAAATCCTAACCTTATCCATGAAGCAGCAGCCGAATATGGGAAAGATACAATTACTGTGGCTATTGATGGGTGTCGTGACACTGCCATGCCTTCTGGATTTGAAGTAGTAATAGCTGGAGGCACTGAGAAAACAGGCATTGATGTTGTTAAATGGGCTAAGAAATGTCAAGAACTTGGTGCTGGAGTTATATTACCTACCAGTATGGATGGAGATGGAACACAAGATGGGTATGATCTAGAATATACCCGATCAGTTTCGAAGGCTGTAAACATTCCAGTAATAGCATCTGGTGGTGCTGGAAAACTTTCTGATTTCAAACAAGCTGTTATTGAAGGCGGTGCGTCTATTTTATTGGCAGCTTCAGTTTTCCACTATCGCTTGTTAAGTGTTCAAGAAGTTAAAGAGTATCTGCTAGAAAACGGAATTGATGTGTCTTTTTAG
- a CDS encoding amidohydrolase family protein: MVYFLIHNGTIIDGNGGKPIKNGIVLIKNEKILDIGNEKSVKIPDGEIKHVNANGGFILPGFIDCHVHMMFNGFRFENPLYTPLSLYFYEAVRNLEKTLEAGVTTVRDAGMADYGVKIAVEKGLIKGPRLQISVMPLSITGGHFDLQLKSGKTVKTSYPGLPESVCDGTEEVRKRVREVLRAGAEVVKIMVTGGVISANDSPEHPQFTMEELKIIIEEASYRNLPVMAHAHGSSGIKNALNAGIKSIEHGTFLDEECIQLLLENDAWLVATQLAHWSNLELLEAGKLPDFSEEDSRKVAMNSHENMKKAYKAGVKIVMGTDSGIAPHGQNLRELGFLCDIGMTPMEAIQSGTKCASELLGLEEKIGTLEKGKLADVVVSKTNPLNDIKSLGNPENILLVMKEGQIYKNLK; the protein is encoded by the coding sequence ATAGTGTACTTTCTTATCCATAATGGGACGATCATCGATGGTAATGGCGGGAAACCTATAAAGAATGGGATTGTTCTGATAAAAAACGAAAAAATCTTAGATATTGGTAATGAAAAATCAGTTAAAATTCCAGATGGTGAAATTAAGCATGTGAATGCTAACGGAGGATTCATATTACCTGGATTCATTGATTGCCACGTGCACATGATGTTTAATGGTTTTCGATTTGAAAACCCATTGTACACACCACTATCCCTTTATTTTTATGAAGCTGTTAGAAACTTGGAAAAAACCTTGGAAGCAGGAGTCACCACTGTAAGAGATGCAGGAATGGCGGATTATGGTGTGAAAATAGCAGTTGAAAAAGGGCTGATAAAAGGTCCGCGTCTCCAGATCAGTGTTATGCCCCTATCCATAACTGGAGGACACTTTGATTTACAACTCAAATCTGGTAAAACCGTGAAAACCAGCTATCCAGGACTGCCTGAATCTGTCTGCGACGGAACTGAAGAAGTTCGAAAAAGAGTTAGGGAAGTTTTGAGGGCGGGTGCAGAAGTTGTTAAAATCATGGTAACCGGAGGAGTGATAAGTGCCAATGACAGCCCAGAACATCCTCAATTTACCATGGAAGAATTGAAAATAATAATTGAAGAGGCATCTTATCGTAATTTACCAGTTATGGCCCATGCACATGGTTCTTCTGGTATTAAAAATGCTTTAAATGCTGGAATAAAATCCATTGAACATGGAACATTTCTAGATGAAGAATGCATTCAGCTTCTACTGGAAAATGATGCTTGGTTAGTTGCCACCCAACTGGCACATTGGAGCAACTTAGAACTTCTGGAAGCTGGAAAACTTCCTGATTTCAGTGAAGAAGATTCTCGTAAAGTGGCTATGAACAGCCATGAAAACATGAAAAAAGCTTACAAAGCAGGAGTGAAAATCGTGATGGGCACCGATAGTGGAATCGCCCCTCATGGCCAAAATTTGCGCGAATTAGGATTTTTATGTGATATAGGGATGACTCCAATGGAAGCAATCCAATCTGGCACTAAATGTGCATCAGAACTACTGGGACTGGAAGAAAAAATAGGAACACTGGAAAAAGGAAAACTTGCCGATGTAGTTGTAAGTAAAACAAACCCCCTTAATGATATCAAATCATTGGGCAATCCTGAAAATATATTACTGGTAATGAAGGAAGGACAAATTTATAAAAACCTAAAATAA
- a CDS encoding DUF5518 domain-containing protein — MIDWKAVGVGSLLNAVLSIVFMVAFFPIFFFGPIIGGMLATYVGTSEKNDALVEGALTGIIGGLLIGIIFIAGFGALSAIIGLIFTKIGILAGTATLIVGIFVTAVIILVGGVLGAVGGVIGAEIKEKGQEKN; from the coding sequence ATTATAGACTGGAAAGCAGTGGGAGTTGGATCCCTTCTAAACGCGGTTTTATCCATAGTCTTCATGGTCGCATTCTTCCCAATATTCTTTTTCGGCCCGATAATTGGGGGGATGTTGGCAACCTATGTTGGAACAAGTGAGAAAAATGATGCTCTGGTAGAAGGTGCATTAACCGGAATTATCGGTGGCTTACTTATTGGAATAATATTCATCGCAGGATTCGGAGCTTTAAGTGCCATAATTGGATTAATATTTACCAAAATTGGTATATTGGCAGGAACAGCAACTTTAATAGTAGGAATTTTCGTGACAGCAGTTATAATACTCGTAGGGGGAGTGTTAGGGGCTGTTGGCGGTGTTATTGGGGCTGAAATAAAGGAGAAAGGCCAAGAAAAAAATTGA